In Deltaproteobacteria bacterium, one DNA window encodes the following:
- a CDS encoding HEPN domain-containing protein, which translates to MSVDKNVQEALRWLRTAEDDLDSATILRRNEKFPHACFHAQQAGEKALKAVWYFADADPWGHSIKKLIEDLRYVDLMLYEHVESLLRSGMLLDRFYIPTRYPNGLPDLTPDAAYIDEDAETCIEHATRIVNKARSVLAI; encoded by the coding sequence ATGAGCGTTGATAAAAATGTCCAAGAAGCCCTACGGTGGTTAAGAACGGCCGAGGATGATCTGGATTCAGCCACCATATTGAGAAGAAACGAGAAATTTCCCCATGCCTGCTTTCACGCCCAGCAGGCGGGGGAAAAGGCCCTTAAAGCGGTATGGTATTTTGCGGATGCGGATCCGTGGGGACATTCCATAAAAAAGCTGATAGAAGATCTAAGGTATGTCGATTTGATGCTATATGAACATGTTGAAAGTCTCCTTAGAAGTGGCATGTTGCTGGACCGCTTCTATATACCAACACGCTACCCGAACGGCTTACCCGATTTGACCCCAGATGCTGCCTATATTGACGAGGATGCTGAAACTTGCATTGAGCATGCAACTCGTATTGTAAACAAGGCGAGATCGGTACTAGCAATTTAG
- a CDS encoding polysaccharide biosynthesis tyrosine autokinase, giving the protein MGKFFEALKKAETARKFSSPRPTPRKVVKIPTENVEALKLDTRPPRTTTDEAGFGNAEIDSHIAALLEPASPAAECFRVLRAKLLVNMPDRSLRTIMVSSPEPLDGKTLVAANLAVTIAHGINEHVMLVDCDLRRPSVHQWFGMNTQPGIREYLEQGTSLAPYLLKTPERKLTLLAGGKPPPNPSELLSSEKMRLLVEELKGRYENRYIILDAPPAQFTAETSFLASMVDGVLLVVRFGKTSGNLLSKAIDNIGRERIIGVVFNADLEGSRSYRYYYKYYQNRH; this is encoded by the coding sequence ATGGGTAAGTTCTTCGAAGCCTTAAAAAAAGCGGAGACTGCCAGGAAGTTTTCTTCACCCAGACCCACACCGCGGAAGGTAGTCAAAATACCAACTGAAAATGTGGAGGCGCTGAAGCTGGATACTAGACCACCAAGGACAACAACAGACGAGGCTGGTTTTGGAAATGCCGAAATAGACTCCCACATTGCCGCCCTTCTGGAACCTGCTTCGCCGGCGGCAGAATGCTTCAGGGTATTGCGCGCCAAATTGCTGGTCAACATGCCTGACAGGTCATTAAGGACGATTATGGTGTCCAGTCCCGAGCCTCTGGACGGCAAGACCTTGGTGGCTGCCAACCTGGCCGTGACCATCGCCCACGGAATCAATGAGCATGTCATGCTGGTGGACTGCGACTTGCGGCGACCTTCTGTGCATCAATGGTTTGGCATGAACACCCAGCCCGGAATACGTGAATATCTGGAGCAAGGTACCTCTCTGGCCCCTTATCTGTTAAAGACTCCGGAAAGAAAGCTCACGCTTTTGGCAGGTGGGAAACCGCCACCAAATCCTTCTGAGCTGCTTAGTTCCGAAAAAATGCGTCTTCTTGTTGAAGAACTCAAAGGCCGATACGAGAATCGATACATCATCCTCGATGCCCCACCGGCTCAGTTCACAGCCGAGACCTCTTTTTTGGCGTCCATGGTGGACGGAGTCCTTCTGGTGGTACGTTTTGGCAAAACTTCCGGGAACTTGCTCTCGAAAGCCATTGACAACATCGGTCGTGAAAGAATCATTGGGGTGGTTTTCAATGCCGACCTTGAAGGCTCAAGAAGTTACAGGTACTACTATAAGTATTACCAGAATAGACACTGA
- a CDS encoding nucleotidyltransferase domain-containing protein, protein MTGSTRLTGYRKATDLDRIKALLTPVFLEKGVKKVMLFGSCAQDSASRRSDLDLMILMETKRRFFDRYEQFEKVYDIIKDRAVDLLIYTPEELEAIAHRPFIRRILDEGQTIYER, encoded by the coding sequence TTGACAGGATCAACACGATTGACGGGATATAGGAAAGCGACTGACCTTGACAGAATAAAGGCGTTGCTTACCCCAGTCTTTCTGGAAAAAGGTGTCAAGAAAGTCATGCTATTTGGATCATGCGCCCAGGATTCAGCGTCGAGAAGAAGTGATTTGGATTTGATGATCCTTATGGAAACCAAGAGGCGTTTCTTTGATAGATATGAACAATTCGAAAAAGTCTACGATATTATCAAAGATAGGGCTGTGGACCTTTTAATCTATACACCTGAAGAATTGGAAGCTATAGCCCACCGGCCTTTTATCAGACGCATACTGGACGAAGGACAGACTATTTATGAGCGTTGA
- the tviC gene encoding Vi polysaccharide biosynthesis UDP-N-acetylglucosaminuronic acid C-4 epimerase TviC yields the protein MSKIDKVKADLKANPKKWLVTGVAGFIGSGLLEKLLNLDQTVVGLDNFFTGNQKNLDDVKKEVSPEKWQRFDFFDADIRNLSDCLKACEGVDYVLHQAALGSVPRSIDDPITTNQCNIDGFVNMLVAARDTGVKRFVYAASSSTYGDHPKLPKVEDQIGRPLSPYAVTKYVNELYADVFATSYGLESIGLRYFNVFGKRQDPQGAYAAVIPKWINAFLAGEQPVIYGDGETSRDFCHIDNTVQSNLLAATCENVEALNKVYNVAYGERTTLNQLFQLIKEGLLPFKPEIAAIEPEYAPPRKGDVRHSLADITRAKSLLGYEPVYDVKEGMKESVKWYVGAGKEIKI from the coding sequence GTGTCCAAAATCGACAAAGTCAAAGCTGACCTAAAAGCCAACCCAAAAAAATGGCTGGTCACTGGCGTGGCCGGATTTATCGGCTCCGGCCTTCTGGAGAAATTGCTTAACCTGGACCAGACCGTGGTCGGGCTAGACAATTTCTTCACTGGAAACCAGAAAAACCTCGATGATGTAAAGAAAGAAGTAAGTCCTGAAAAGTGGCAACGTTTTGATTTTTTCGATGCAGACATCAGGAACTTGTCTGATTGCCTTAAGGCTTGTGAGGGTGTCGACTATGTCCTGCATCAGGCTGCCCTGGGAAGTGTTCCACGCTCCATTGATGATCCAATTACTACCAATCAATGTAACATTGATGGTTTTGTGAATATGCTTGTTGCAGCAAGGGACACAGGAGTAAAGAGGTTTGTTTACGCGGCTTCATCTTCAACCTATGGAGACCACCCGAAGCTGCCCAAGGTCGAAGATCAAATCGGACGTCCCCTTTCACCTTATGCAGTAACCAAGTACGTAAATGAACTGTACGCTGATGTTTTTGCCACAAGCTATGGCCTGGAAAGCATCGGCCTCAGATATTTCAATGTCTTTGGAAAACGTCAGGATCCCCAAGGCGCCTATGCTGCAGTCATTCCCAAGTGGATCAATGCCTTCTTGGCCGGGGAACAGCCTGTCATATATGGAGACGGAGAAACCAGCAGGGACTTTTGTCACATTGATAACACCGTGCAAAGCAACCTTCTCGCCGCCACATGCGAAAACGTAGAGGCCTTGAACAAGGTTTACAACGTGGCCTATGGAGAGCGGACAACGCTCAACCAGTTATTCCAATTGATAAAGGAGGGTCTTCTCCCTTTCAAGCCGGAAATCGCTGCCATAGAGCCTGAATATGCCCCCCCCAGAAAAGGAGATGTCCGCCATTCCCTGGCAGATATTACCAGAGCAAAGAGTCTCTTGGGATATGAGCCGGTATATGATGTGAAGGAAGGCATGAAGGAATCAGTCAAGTGGTACGTGGGCGCTGGAAAAGAAATAAAGATTTAG
- a CDS encoding TIGR03013 family PEP-CTERM/XrtA system glycosyltransferase, whose translation MILRIFNRDVPVRNLLFVIGEGILIYMAVLVAAFLRLGSVHASFLSGEVISKAILIMVVCQISLYYNELYNLKVTDTYVELGLRLTKAMGVASIVLAIIYYFVPSLMMGRGIFFISLVFLVLLVVPWRYAYNWILKKKMFAEKVMILGLGDLSRQIIDEIKDRPDSGYQVAGVVPTTDVSSVSFSPRDVPVFSNNGTVYGLADSLHITKIIVALDEKRGILPTKELLRCKMEGIKVLQGETLYEELTGKLFIEKLNPSWLIFSDGFKKSRVTRFAKRAADFIIAGVSLLVTLPLVSLIALAIKLDSKGPVFFRQDRCSEGGRIFKVLKFRSMIDKAEADSGPCWATDDDARVTRVGKILRKYRMDEIPQMWNVLKGEMSFVGPRPERPEFVKKLAERIPYYSERHTVKPGITGWAQVSYRYGASVEDAMEKLKYDLFYVKNMSFAMDLLILFKTAKIMLLQSGAR comes from the coding sequence ATGATTCTACGCATATTCAACAGAGATGTGCCGGTGCGCAACCTTCTCTTTGTGATCGGAGAAGGGATCCTGATCTATATGGCGGTGCTCGTGGCCGCCTTTCTTCGTTTGGGAAGTGTGCATGCCTCCTTTTTGTCCGGCGAAGTCATTAGCAAGGCGATCCTGATCATGGTAGTATGTCAGATTTCCCTTTATTATAACGAACTCTATAATCTCAAGGTCACTGATACTTACGTGGAGTTGGGCCTGCGGCTGACCAAGGCCATGGGTGTCGCATCCATCGTCCTTGCCATTATCTACTATTTTGTTCCTTCGCTCATGATGGGGCGGGGCATTTTTTTTATTAGTCTTGTATTTCTTGTACTACTTGTGGTGCCCTGGCGTTATGCATACAATTGGATCTTGAAAAAAAAGATGTTTGCGGAAAAGGTCATGATCCTGGGTCTTGGAGACCTTTCCCGGCAAATTATAGATGAAATCAAGGACCGTCCTGATTCCGGCTATCAAGTGGCAGGGGTTGTGCCCACGACTGACGTCTCTTCTGTGAGCTTCTCCCCCCGGGACGTTCCTGTTTTTAGTAACAACGGAACTGTGTATGGGTTGGCGGATAGTCTTCATATAACGAAAATCATTGTGGCGTTGGACGAAAAACGGGGAATACTCCCGACCAAGGAGCTATTGCGCTGTAAGATGGAGGGGATAAAGGTCCTGCAAGGTGAGACGCTTTATGAAGAATTGACGGGCAAGCTCTTTATAGAAAAACTCAACCCCAGTTGGCTCATCTTTTCAGATGGATTCAAGAAGTCCCGGGTGACTCGGTTCGCCAAGCGTGCCGCAGACTTTATCATAGCTGGCGTGAGTCTGTTGGTCACATTGCCGCTGGTCTCCCTCATTGCCCTGGCCATCAAGCTGGACTCAAAAGGGCCGGTCTTTTTCAGGCAGGACCGATGCAGCGAGGGCGGCCGGATCTTTAAGGTATTGAAGTTCCGGTCCATGATTGACAAGGCTGAGGCGGACAGTGGCCCGTGCTGGGCCACAGACGATGACGCGCGCGTTACCCGCGTGGGGAAAATCCTTCGGAAATACCGCATGGATGAAATCCCACAGATGTGGAACGTGCTTAAGGGCGAAATGAGCTTTGTGGGACCCCGTCCGGAGCGCCCTGAATTTGTGAAAAAACTGGCGGAACGGATTCCTTATTATTCGGAACGTCACACCGTCAAACCGGGCATTACAGGATGGGCTCAGGTCTCCTATCGCTATGGCGCCTCAGTTGAAGACGCCATGGAAAAACTAAAGTATGACCTTTTCTACGTCAAGAATATGTCATTTGCCATGGATCTGTTGATTTTGTTCAAAACGGCCAAGATTATGCTGCTCCAGAGCGGGGCAAGGTAA